A window of Aromatoleum bremense genomic DNA:
CTTCCTGTGGAAAACGCCGGTGCATCCGTTCAACACACGCCACGCGCTGCTGCGGCCGATCGAGGCGCTGATGTTTGGCTGGTATGTACGGGCAGCCAGCCCGGTGCTGTTGCGCTGGATCGCCGAGGCGAGCGTGATCCTCTTTGAGAGCGGCACCGCCCCGGTGTTCTTCGAGCTCGCGAAGCGGATGAATCCCGCGGCAAAGACGGTTTATATCGCCTCCGACGACCTCGACACGATCAACTCGGCCGACTATGTCAAGCGCACCTTCCGCCGCATCGCGCCGTCGATCGACATCATCCGCCTGCCCTCCCGTGCGCTCGCGCGGACGATCCCGAACACTGGCAACCTTTATTTCATCCCGCACGGCATCGATCCGGGGCTCGCGTCGCACGGCGATCCCTCCCCGTACGGCCAAGGCATTCACGCGGTGTCGGTGGGTTCGATGCTGTTCGACGCGGAGTTCTTCGTCTGCGCTTCGCGCCGTTTTCCGCACATCAGTTTCCATGTCATCGGCTCGGGCCGGCCCCGGTGCGCCGACTACGGCGGCAACGTCATCGTCCATGACGAGATGCCGCACGCCGACACCGTGCGCTTCATCAAGCATGCGCACTTCGGCATCGCGGCCTACCGAACGGCACAGCTGCCCGATTATCTCGCCGACACGTCGATGAAGTTGATCCAGTACGACTTTCTCGGCCTGCCCGCGGTGTGCCCACACGAGGTCGTCGGCGACTATCGCAGCCGCTTCGGCTACCGGCACGGTGACGAGGAGTCGATCGTCGCAGCGATCAAGGCCGCTCTCGAGGCGCCGCGCGGACCGAGCCGCGCGCACCCTAGCTGGTCGGACGTCGCCGATCGCGTCCTTCAGCCGAGCCGCTATTCAGATACCCGGATACGCCCATGAACTCCATGACACAACCCATCGAGACCCTGTCGATT
This region includes:
- a CDS encoding glycosyltransferase; amino-acid sequence: MNRDLQDAMRGPESFLVLSAHDYRSPRKANIHFITEQLAKRGPTRFFSLRYSLLSRYTADQRLLIDGCANRVERHRGVDCFLWKTPVHPFNTRHALLRPIEALMFGWYVRAASPVLLRWIAEASVILFESGTAPVFFELAKRMNPAAKTVYIASDDLDTINSADYVKRTFRRIAPSIDIIRLPSRALARTIPNTGNLYFIPHGIDPGLASHGDPSPYGQGIHAVSVGSMLFDAEFFVCASRRFPHISFHVIGSGRPRCADYGGNVIVHDEMPHADTVRFIKHAHFGIAAYRTAQLPDYLADTSMKLIQYDFLGLPAVCPHEVVGDYRSRFGYRHGDEESIVAAIKAALEAPRGPSRAHPSWSDVADRVLQPSRYSDTRIRP